One Acetonema longum DSM 6540 genomic window, TGACTCCGGTGAAATCGGATTTGGCAACGCCCCGCCTACGGCAGTCATTACCGGTGACAGCCAGGATTCGATCATTGGAGCGATTCGCGATACCATCGGGCCGAAACTGATTGGTATGGAAGTCGATCATCTGGAAGGAATCATGACTGTTCTGGATACGTCTATGCTGCATAATCAATCGGCGAAAGCAGCTTTGGACATCGCTGTGTATGATTTATTCGGTAAACGGTATGGGCTGCCGCTGTACAAACTGCTTGGCGGCTACCGCAGCGAGATGACTACGGACCTGACGATCAGTCTCAACGGGCCGGAGGAAATGGTACGGGATTCCCTGGAGGCGATTGCAGCAGGCTATACAGCGCTGAAAATCAAAGTGGGCAACGATGCCGCGCTGGATATTCAGCGGGTACAGGCGATACGAGAGGCAGTGGGCCCGGATATTTTAATTCGTCTGGATGCCAATCAGGGCTGGACGCCGAAAGAAGCCGTCCGGACCATCCGTCGCTTCGAGGACCGGGGGATCGGGATTGAATTGATTGAGCAACCGGTAAAAGCCCATGATTTTCACGGGCTTAAATATGTTACCCAACAGGTGGAAACCGACATCATGGCAGATGAATCAGCTTTTGGAACTTACGAGGTATTCCAATTGCTGGCCATGGAGGCTTGTGACCTGATCAATATCAAATTGATGAAGGCGGGCGGCCTGCATAATGCCGTTAAAATCGCCGACATGGCTGCTACGATGGGGATTCGCTGCATGATGGGCTGTATGCTGGAAAGTAAGATTGGCATTACCGCCGCTGCCAGCCTTGCAGCCGGCAAGCAGATTATCGTCAAGTCGGACCTGGACGCTGCCGTATTGTTGGCCGAGGACCCGGTTGTAGGGGGCGTGAGCTTCGATAAAGACCGGATCATCCTGCCCGATGCGCCCGGATTGGGTATTACCGACATAAAAGGCTGGCAGGAAGTCCGGTGAACGAGGCGCGAGCCTTGTAGGTAGCCTGGAAGGGTAAAGAAAAGAAGGGGAAAGAATAAAGGAGGCATCATATTGAATATTGTCATATCGCTCATCATCACTTTTTGGGTCGGTTTCCTGATCGTTAAAAAGTATAAGCCTCAGCCCGTTTTATTTATAGCCGGTTTAGTCCTGATGTTTACGGCCGTATTGATGGGTTTTGGCGCCATTCTGCCGGCAAAACAAAGTACCGGGTCAGTTATTTTCGATGCCTACGAATTTATCAAGCAAACCATGAGTTCCAGGGCAGCTGGTCTTGGCCTCAACATTATGGCTGTAGGCGGCTTTGCCCGCTACATGGACCATATTGGCGCCAGCAAAGCTTTGGTTAAACTGACCATCAAACCGCTTTTGGCGCTCCGCTCTCCTTATCTGGTGCTGTCCGGCGGCTGGGTTCTGGGCATGCTGCTGGGATTGTGCATCAACAGCGCCTCAGGACTGGCTATGCTGCTGATGGTTACCATGTTCCCCATCCTCGTCAGCCTTGGCGTCAGCCGTTTGTCCGCTACCGCCGCTATTGCCACCACTCTTTGCCTGGACTGGAGTCCCAGCGACACCGGCACTATTCTGTCGGCGACGACTGCCGGCATTGATCCGGTTCTGTACTGGACAAACTACCAGGTGCCGATTGCCGCTGTGGTCATACCGGTGGTGGCGGTTCTCCACTATGTTGTTCAAAAATGGTTTGACAAGCGTGACAACCATGTTGTCCAGACCAGCGAAATTGTCACAGCTGAAACCGATGAGAAACTGCCGCCGATGATTTACGCCATCCTCCCTGCCCTGCCGCTGGCATTAATCCTGATTTTCAGCAGCCTGTGGATTGACTGGATTAAGATGGATATTATCAAAGCGATGTTTATTGGTGTGTCGGTCGGCATGATTTTCGAATATGTCCGTCTGCGGGACGGGAAAAAAGTTCTGGGCGATATTCAGTCCTTCTTCGATGGTCTCGGCTTGCAGATGGCCAATGTAATTACGCTGATTGTAGCCGGTGAAACCTTTGCCAAAGGCCTGGTCACTATCGGTACTATTGATGCCATTATTGCGTCAGCTCAGAATTCCGGTTTTGGCGCGGTCGGCATGATTTTGGTCATGATCGGCATCATCGCGGTGTCGTCGGTGGTCATGGGATCCGGCAATGCGCCGTTCTTTGCCTTTGCTGCCTTAACACCGACCGTTGCTGCCAAAATGTCAGTAGCGCCGGTTGTGATGCTGCTTCCCATGCACTTTGCCGCCAGCGCGGCCCGGGCCATCTCGCCGATCACGGCGGTTATCGTGGTAGCTTCCGGCATGGGCGGAGTATCCCCCTTTGATGTGGTAAAACGCACTGCCATCCCGATGCTCGGGGCGCTGATTACCATCATCGCAGCCAACTTCTTCTTCTTTTATTGATTATTAAACAGATCCGTTTGATAGACTAAAAAAGGACCTGTATGAAAGCAAGGGCAGCATTCCGGCGGGAATGCTGCCCTTGCTTTCAGCGGGTTTCAGCCCAAACATTTCTGTCAGGTTATTTTGAAAATTACCTATAGTAGATTCCGTTCATCAGTATATAGCAGTATTGTAATTACAATACTGTATTTAAACCTTGACACACTAAGAATGAAGATATCAGATGGTCACGGGAGAACCTTAATCAAGTAATGGGTTAGGGTGCCCAAGATTGATGGCGCCCTCCGCCTGCAGTTTTCATATTCGGTTATGATTATGTTAAAATGTAGAGGTTAAAGTCGTACGCAAAGAAAAGCCAGCTTCCGGCCGAAAGCTGGCTTTTCGGATACTTGACCGTTCACCTTAACCATTTATGGCTCCGGTTCAATTCCATATATTAAATCGAGAGCTAAGTTTAGAAATTGCTTTGACCGGGATATTAATTTATGAAACTAAATACTGCTTTAAATCAACGCCGGTAACTGATTGCTTAGCAAATCCTTCGGTGTTCCCTCGAATATGATTTTCCCGCCCTGTTTCCCGGCTCCGGGACCTAAATCACTCAACCAATCTCCATGACGGATCATTTCCAGGCTGCGCCAAATTACAATTATTTCTCACGTAGTATAAAGCATCCTTTCTTCGAAAAAGCTAATGTCGGAGGTGAGCGCGTTGAACAAAAAAAACGCAAATGACTCGATGGAACAGAAGCGCGAGAAGAAGCATAATGAAAAAACTCAGGGTAATCTTCAAACCGAGAACGAGAATAAGCATATCGATGGTCCCGTTCATCCATCAACCTGAATCCTCAAGCAAAAAATTCAAATTAAAAGAAGCCTCAACTCAATGCAAAGAATTAAGGCTTCTTTTTCATCCTGCTTCGACTAAAGCAAGAGGCTTTTATTGAGTTTTACTGCGGCAAAGAATCGGGTGCTCCTTAAGGCTCCGTCCTCTGGAAACAAAATAAGCTTTATCATACAGATGGGTTTTAATATGAGGACGCAGTTTTACGCCGAGTTGATTGGCCAGTCTTTGCATTTTTGCGATATTCTCTTTCGCTACATCGATATCGATTAGTAAGGCAGGGGTGTCAATCGATTGATACGGTGAGAGCATAAAGCCACATTCTTTCATATCTTCAATCGGCTGATAGCAACCTTTCAATGGTCAGATTTAAGCCCTGCGCCGCACATGGGAATCAAACAATCAGAGGTCTTTCCGTACACTTCGCAATATTTTAGATAGGCAGCGTAATTGGCTGCCGTTGTATGTTCACAGTAAATTCCCCGGGCGGCAAGAGCCATTCTGGCTTCCAGGATTCGGTCCTCCGGCGCGGCAATCAGATGGATAGCGTATTTGTAGATATATTCAAGAATTTCTTCACTGCGCATCGGCGCGCCAATGGCGATTCCTTCCGCCATGGTCGGTTTGAGGGGAGTCTTCATGGCGGCCTTGTTTGCTTTGGTTTGCACGGCTTGGATGAACGGATCGCAATACTCGCTTTGCACTAAAATGATCTGGGGCATTTTTTCAATTACGCCGCTTGACAGCAGCTCTTCCAGCCCTTTGATCGCTCCAATGACCAGCGTGCCGTTGCCCAGAGGAAGCACAATATTAGCCGGAATTCGACGCAATTGTTCATAGATTTCATAAATATAAGTCTTTGTTCCTTGGTAAAAGAATGGATTATAAACATGATTCGCGTAATACTTTCCTTCCTTAACCACTTTATTCCGGCAGACGTCGGCGCAGTGATCCCGCGAACCGGGGACAACATTGATCCGGCTCTTATGGGCTTTGATCATATCGATCTTTTTCGGCGATGTGCCTTCCGGTACAAAAATTTCACAGTCAATACCCGCATTGCCGCAATAGGCCGCCACGCTGTTTCCCGCATTGCCGCTGCTGTCCTGTACAACGGACTCTACACCGATGGCTTTGCAATGGGAAATCAACACGGCGGCGCCTCTGTCCTTAAAAGACAGAGTCGGCATAAAAAAATCCATTTTCAAAAGCACATCTTCCCCAAAGGGAACAATGGGAGTCATCCCTTCGCCCAAGCTGATTTCACGCCAATACTCCCCCTCCAAAGGCATAAAGGCGCGATAACGGAAAATGCTCCAGGTCTCACGGTCCACTAAAGACAAATCGAACTTCGGCGGCTGGTAATCCAACTTCCAAAGGCCCCCACAGTCGCACTTAGCGGCGCGAGTCGTTACTTCTGCTGAAGTTTTGCAATTGGCGCAAACGTATCTCATTGTTCGTCAACCTCCGCAATCGCTTCGATTTCTACCATACATCCGAAATGGAGCTCACTGACCGGAACAACGATTCTTGCCGGTTTATGGCCGCCAAAAAACTCCGCATATACCTCATTCACGCTGTCCCGAATGTCTGGGTGATCATATTTGCTATCGGAATATATGACTGTAAAATGGGATGCATATTACTCACCTGTCTATATATAAAATTATATATTTTATTGCGGATTTCTCTTGTATTATTCTAATAATATATATAAAATTATAAATAATCAATAATTTTATATAAAAGCCGGTTTGCGTGTCCTCCCCTTCTGCGTCTCTTCTATGCTCCAGTTTTATGATCACACGAACTCAATACTGCGAAATTTAAGTTTTCGTACACTCTTGCGTGAATTAAAAGGGCGTGGCACATTGCGTTTTGATACGCTTTGTGTCACGCCCTTTTGGTTTGTATCAGGTGACGAAGGGACTTTCCTGCGCTCCGGCTGCTATTTCTCCTGGCGGGCCATTAGGCGGGATACCTTGTTGGCAAAGCCGATGGGGTCTTCCGGCAGGATGCCTTCCATCAGCAAGGCCTGGTCATATAATAAACCGCAATATTCCTGGAATGTTTCCGAGCCGGGGGATGTTTCATAAAGATGTTTCAGTCCGGTGAACACTTCGTGGTCAGGGTTCAGCTCCAGGATGCGATTGGCCTTAAACATGGATTGATGCATTTCCGACAGGATTTGCTCCATGGACAGGCTGATGCCCTGATTGTCGCTGACAAGACAGACCGCGCTGGATTTCAAACGGCTGCTGATTTTGACATCGGATATCTTGCCGTTCAGCTGCTCTTTGACAGCTTTGATCAGGGATTCATTTTCTTTATAGATAGCCTCGGTGTCTTTTTTGGCTTCCGGGGAGTCGAATTCGTCCAGCTGCAGGTCGCCCCGGCTGACTGACTGGAATTTCTTCTCGTTGTACTCCTGCAAGGCCTCGATGGTAAACTCGTCAACCCGGTCAAAGAGATATAGCACTTCAATGCCTTTTTCCCGCAGGAGCTCCATTTGCGGCAACCGTTCCACTGCGGAATAGTCTTTGCCGGTGGCGTAATAGATAACTTTTTGTTTTTCCGGCATCCGTTTGATGTAATCAGTCAGAGTGGTTAAGGTGTCGGCTCCCTGGGAAGACGGGAACAGCAACAGGTCTTTCAGTTTGTCCTGACTGCTTCGGTCAGCGTATACCCCGATTTTGAGGGCCCGGCCGAATTCATGCCAGAACTTTTCGTACTTGGGCCGGTCTTTTTGCAGCAGATTCTCTAAGGTTTTTAAGACGCTTTTCTCCAGGTTTTTGCCGATCAGTTTCAATTGCCTGCTGTGCTGCAGAATTTCCCGGGAAATGTTCAGGGAGAAATCCGGCGAATCCACCAATCCCCGAACGAAACGCAAGTATTCCGGCAGCAGGTCTTTGCAGTTGTCCATAATAAATACATGCTTGGAATAGAGACGGAGGCCGGCGGCAGACTCTGGCTGATAGAAATCAAAGGGGGCCCGGGAAGGGATAAACAAGAGGGTGGTATATTCCACTGTACCTTCGGCCTTGGCGTGGATGACCTCCAGAGGGTCTTCCCAGTCGTGGAACAGGTCTTTATAGAACAGGTGATATTCTTCCGGCTTAATTTCATTTTTGTTACGGGTCCAAAGTGGAGTCATGGAGTTTAGGGTGCGGACCTCCACTGTCTGGGTAGCCGGTGCGTCTTCGATGATCTTGCCTTCAGCGTCACGGGGCTTTTCTTCTTTAACGAAGTTCATCTTGACGGGATAGCGGATATAGTCGGAGTATTTTTTCACCAGGTTTTGCAGCGTATAGCGGTTCAGGAAATTTTCCTCCGACTGTTCAGGGCTGTGAAACTCGTCGTTTAAAGTTAGGATGATGGTAGTGCCGCGTTTTTCCTTGTCACACTCTTCAATGGTATATGTACCATCGCCGACGGATTCCCATTTGACTCCTTTGGCTTGGCCGGGGGCGCGGGTCACGAGGGTTACCTTGCTGGCCACCATAAATGCCGAATAAAAGCCTACGCCAAATTGGCCGATCAGCTCCTGGGGGCTGGCGCTCTGGTCCTTCAGCTTGGCCGCAAAGGCTTTGGTGCCTGATTTGGCGATGGTGCCGATGTTTTCCACCACTTCGTCACGGGTCATGCCCATGCCGTTATCCGAAATGGTCAGCGTATGGCTGCTTTCATCCGGGATGAGAAAAATTTCAAAGTCAGAGTCTCCTTCTAACAGGTCGTGATTGGTCAGGGACTCAAACCGGACTTTGTCAATGGCATCTGAGGCGTTAGAGATAAGCTCCCGCAAAAAAATCTCCCGGTTAGTATAAATGGAGTGGACCATCAAGTCCAAAAGCTGCTTTGTTTCCGCCTGAAATTCACGGGTCTGCCGGGTGCTTGATTCTGGCGTCATTTGGAACTCTCCTTTACTGTCTGGATATTGTTAGCACTCTGTATTGATGAGTGCCAGCCTGTTTATATAATAGCGTGATTGCCAGCGAAAATCAATCCTTATCCGTATTTTCGGATAAAAAAATGCCTGCCGCAATACTAAAAGAACCGACCGGGTCATCCCCGGCCGGTTTTCTAATATTGCAACGGATCCTTTTACGGATTCACTTTAGCCTTAAATGTCTGCTTGCCGTCCTTCATTTCTACGACCACAGCGCTCTTGACCGGGTCATGGTTTTGGTCGAGGGACAGTACGCCGGTCAGAACCTGCAGATCGCGGGTCTGGGCTAAAGCCTCTTTAATCTTGACCGGTTCGGTGCTGTTGGCCCGCTTGATGGCGTCAATCAGCATCAGGGCGCCGTCATATCCCAGGACAGCGAAGGTATCAGGCTCCTGCCCGTATTCCTGCTTGTAGTCTGCAACAAACTTTTGAACGCGGGGGTCTTGGCCCTGAGACGAATAATGATTACTGAAGAAAGTATTATTCAGAGCGGCTGCGCCGGCGATCTCCGTCAGTTTGGGCGAATCCCAGCCATCCGTGCCTAACAGCGGAGAGGTGATTCCTAATTCCCTGGCTTGCTTTACAATTTTGCTGACTTCTTCATAATAAGCCGGAATATAAATGACCTCCGCATTGCTGGCTTTTAGCTTGGTAAGAGCCGATTTGAAATCCTGATCCTTTTGCAAAAAGGCTTCTTTGGCCAGGACCTTGCCGCCGTTTTTGGCAAAAGACTCTTCGAAAACCTGGGTCAGGCTTTTGGAATAATCCGATGAACTGTCATAATAAATGGCGGCGGTTTTTACCATAAGCTCTTTTGCGGCAAAGTTAGCCATAACTGTTCCCTGGAACGGATCAATGAAACAGGAGCGAAAAGCGAATTCTTTCAGCTTGCCGTTTTCAATTGTAATGCGCGGATTTGTTCCGGTTGGCGTCAACAAAGGCACTTTATAGTCGGATGCCACCGACAATGCTGCTAAAACGTTAGAACTGGATGCAGGGCCGAGCAGGGCCACCACTTTGTCCTGAGTAATTAGCTTGGTTGCGGCATTGGCTGATTCGGCCGGCTCCGACTTATTGTCGGCGACAATCAATGCAATCTGCTTTCCGAGAATGCCTCCGGCTGCGTTGGCCTCTTTAACAGCCAGCTTGATTCCGTTAGCGGCAGACTGGCCATACTGGGCGACCCCGCCGGTCATTTCAAAATTTGCGCCTATCCGGATTTCCTTGGCGTCTTGCCCTGATTCCTGCTTGCCGCCACAGCCGGCTGCGACTGAGGCCAGCAGGGATATTGCAACAAGTCCGCAGAGCCATTGTTTCATTGTTGTTCTCCTCCTCGTCATGTTGTTAATAATTTATAGAATCTCATCAGTCCGGTGGACACCCGGTTTCGTGCCCAGATGATATAGGGGGCGCCCTCCGGTTGTCCTTCAACAAAACACAAATGTAATTATTTATACACAGTACATTGTATACATAGCTATTATATATGGATGGCTTGTCTCTGTCAATTCCAAAATTGATATGAGATGAGAAGACTATTACTGATTTCGGGGCTGTGTATGAGTTTTTGCATTCGCCAGATGAATATACGAATTAATAGGTGCGATATAAAAGAACATTGTTCCGCCACCATGGAACGATTACTATCGGGGCAGCTGCCGGGCGCGTTGCTGTACGGGTCGGCTGGGCCAAGTGAGAAATAATATAGCCGGTTATGACGCCGAGATTAAGATGTGCAGGAAATTTTGCACAATTGATGGAATATATATACTTAAAAAACGTAGAACGGCATACAACATATGGCATCATATTTGGCATCTATTTCATTGATGGAGGGTATCTGCATGAAGTGGAAACTGGTACAGGTTCTGTTTGTGATGGTAATCGTATTGGCGTTCACTCATGTCGCTCTTGCGGCTACGGTCAGCGAGCCGCAAGACGCCAACGACTTTTACGAACGGGGCAATTTTTACTACATTATGGGGCAGCACGAGCAGGCGATGAGCGATTTTAGCCGGGCTATCGGACTGGATTCCAGCCATGCCGGCGCATATCTTCAACGCGGCAATATTTATTACACCCGGGGGAAGTATGTTGAGGCGATAGCGGATTTCACCCGCTCCATCCAACTGGATGCAGCCAATCCCAAGGCATTCTATAGCCGTGGACTCGCCTTCCGGGCCCGAAAAATGTATGATCAGGCATTGACTGATTTTAACAAGGTTATCGCCCTGAATCGGAAATATTGGGAAGCTTATTATCAGAGTGGGTTGGTGCAAGCCTCTAAGGAAAACTACGAACAGGCCGTGCGTGATTATACCAAGACCCTGGAACTGAACCCGCGTCATGTGCCCTCTCTGTTTGAACGGGGCAATGTATTCTTTGCCCTGGAACAGTGGGACCAGGCACTGCGCGACTACAACCGGGCGATTGAACTGGACCCCCGCTCGGTGCAGGTTTATAACAGCCGGGGGTTGGTTTACGCTGAAACCGGTAAGCCGGAAGCAGCTCTGGCTGATTATAACAAGGCACTGGAGATTGATCCGGACTATGTCCATGCATATAATAACCGGGGAGATTTATACCAGCTGCAAAAACGCTATGGGGAGGCTATTGCTGATTTTAATAAAGCCCTGGAGTTAAACCCCAGCAGCGCGGCGGCGTACGACCGGCGGGGCCGCTGCTATTATGCCCAGGGCAATTATGATCAGGCTATCGCCGATTACAGTAAGGCCCTGGATATTGACTCCCGCTATATCCACGCCTACAATAACCGGGGGAATGCCTACAGCAACCGGGGGCTCAGAGATCAGGCCATCGCCGACTATTCTCTTGCTATTGAAATTAATCCCCGCAATGCCATCGCCTACCGTAACCGGGGCCTGGTCTACTGGACCAAAGGAATGCATGACCAGGCGATTGCCGACTTTTCCCAAGCGCTTGAACTGCGTCCCGGATTTAAACTGGCCTATATTAACCGGGGAGACGTTTACCGGGACAAAGGCCGGTATGACCTGTCCCTGGAGGATTTCAACAAGGTTTTGACCCTGAATTCAGACTACGTGTTCGCCTATCAGAGCCGGGGACAGACCTATTTCGCCATGGGCGAGTATGACAGAGCTATTATCGACTATAACAAAGCCTTGGCCCTGAAACCCCAGGTTGCCGAAGTTCATAAAAATCGGGCGGATGCGTATCGCAAGCTGGGAAAAGCCACCGAAGCCGTCGCCGATTATGATGCAGCCCTCAAGCTGAACCCGGGTCTGGATCCCTACATTTATTTTTATAAAGCGGCTTTGTACCAGCAAGCCGGCTTTACGGCGGATGCCGTCCAAAACTACAAACTGTTCGTGGAGCATGCCCCGCCCGAAAATCCGGACGTGGAAACAGCCAAAAAGAAAATCACCCAGTTGGGCGGTTAAAGACGATGGACCTGAATTAAGGCGCGAAGCGGATCGCGCCTTAATTCCCATATATAGGAATCGCTGGCATATCTGGCGGATAGCGCCATGGCAGGCAGGAATTTTTGTGAAAGAACAGAATTGAATTATATTACACTATTATTGATTGCCTGTATTGAAGCACGAAACGGGAAATGAGGAAACGAGAATGCAATATGTGGGCTGAGACCGGACCGGATGTCGGTGAGGCGCCGGAAATGGCCGCGGAGATATCCGGCCGGTTACTGGACTGGTATAATATTTATGGCCGGAAACTGCCCTGGCGGCAGGATAAAGATCCCTACAAGGTTTGGGTATCTGAGGTCATGCTGCAGCAGACCCGGGTGGAGGCGGTTATCCCCTATTATGAACGGTTTATCGCCCGGTTCCCGACTCTGGAGGACCTGGCCGCAGCCCCGGAAGAGGCTGTTTTGCATGAGTGGCAAGGTTTGGGCTATTATTCCCGGGCCCGCAATCTGCATCAGGGGGTCAGAGAGGTACAGGCCCAATACGGCGGACAGATTCCGGCGAATCGTATCGAGATCAGCGGCATACGGGGAATCGGCGATTATACGGCCGGAGCTTTGTTGAGCATTATCCATAATCAGCCGGAACCAGCGGTGGATGGCAATGTGCTCAGGGTTTTCAGCCGGCTGTTTGCCATCCTTGAGGCGGTCGATCAAACCAAAACCAAAAAACGCATTGCCGGCCTGGTGAAAGCCGTGATGCCGCAAGGGCGGGCCGGCGATTTTAATCAAGCGGTTATGGACTTAGGCTCGGCGGTATGCATTCCCGGGGAGCCTCGCTGTCAGACCTGCCCTCTGCAAAATTGCTGTATCGGATATGTCCGGGGCCTGACCGGGCAGCTTCCGGTTAAACGCAAAAAGAAGGACCCGATTCCGGTTCAGGTGGCAGTCGGGGTCCTGGAGTCTGAGGGCAGTCTGCTGGTGAGAAAACGGCCGGATAAAGGGATGCTGGCCGGAATGTGGGAGTTCCCCACCCGGGACATGACCGTAGGCGATCCAGGCGTCTTATTGCCGGAGCTTTTCCGGGAACTGAATCAGGAACTAGAGTCCTGGCAGTCCTGGCGGCAGTTCAGTCACATTTTCAGCCACCGGGCCTGGCACATTACCGCGTACCGGGTACGTGCCCGGGGCAAAAGGCCTTTGCCCCAAACGGCGGACTGTCTCTGGCTCGATAAGGGATCTCTGTCCGCCATCCCCTTCGGAGGGCCCCACCGTAAGATTGCCGGCTGGCTGACGGATGAGGCGGGCGATCGCCCGGTTTGTGACAGGACCGAAACGCCGGCGGCCGTAAAAAGCTGATAGAAATT contains:
- a CDS encoding mandelate racemase/muconate lactonizing enzyme family protein, with translation MKIREIKIGKVSIPLKKPFKTALRQVNSAEDIVVKVIADSGEIGFGNAPPTAVITGDSQDSIIGAIRDTIGPKLIGMEVDHLEGIMTVLDTSMLHNQSAKAALDIAVYDLFGKRYGLPLYKLLGGYRSEMTTDLTISLNGPEEMVRDSLEAIAAGYTALKIKVGNDAALDIQRVQAIREAVGPDILIRLDANQGWTPKEAVRTIRRFEDRGIGIELIEQPVKAHDFHGLKYVTQQVETDIMADESAFGTYEVFQLLAMEACDLINIKLMKAGGLHNAVKIADMAATMGIRCMMGCMLESKIGITAAASLAAGKQIIVKSDLDAAVLLAEDPVVGGVSFDKDRIILPDAPGLGITDIKGWQEVR
- a CDS encoding threonine synthase, which codes for MRYVCANCKTSAEVTTRAAKCDCGGLWKLDYQPPKFDLSLVDRETWSIFRYRAFMPLEGEYWREISLGEGMTPIVPFGEDVLLKMDFFMPTLSFKDRGAAVLISHCKAIGVESVVQDSSGNAGNSVAAYCGNAGIDCEIFVPEGTSPKKIDMIKAHKSRINVVPGSRDHCADVCRNKVVKEGKYYANHVYNPFFYQGTKTYIYEIYEQLRRIPANIVLPLGNGTLVIGAIKGLEELLSSGVIEKMPQIILVQSEYCDPFIQAVQTKANKAAMKTPLKPTMAEGIAIGAPMRSEEILEYIYKYAIHLIAAPEDRILEARMALAARGIYCEHTTAANYAAYLKYCEVYGKTSDCLIPMCGAGLKSDH
- a CDS encoding ABC transporter substrate-binding protein, with the translated sequence MKQWLCGLVAISLLASVAAGCGGKQESGQDAKEIRIGANFEMTGGVAQYGQSAANGIKLAVKEANAAGGILGKQIALIVADNKSEPAESANAATKLITQDKVVALLGPASSSNVLAALSVASDYKVPLLTPTGTNPRITIENGKLKEFAFRSCFIDPFQGTVMANFAAKELMVKTAAIYYDSSSDYSKSLTQVFEESFAKNGGKVLAKEAFLQKDQDFKSALTKLKASNAEVIYIPAYYEEVSKIVKQARELGITSPLLGTDGWDSPKLTEIAGAAALNNTFFSNHYSSQGQDPRVQKFVADYKQEYGQEPDTFAVLGYDGALMLIDAIKRANSTEPVKIKEALAQTRDLQVLTGVLSLDQNHDPVKSAVVVEMKDGKQTFKAKVNP
- the htpG gene encoding molecular chaperone HtpG; the encoded protein is MTPESSTRQTREFQAETKQLLDLMVHSIYTNREIFLRELISNASDAIDKVRFESLTNHDLLEGDSDFEIFLIPDESSHTLTISDNGMGMTRDEVVENIGTIAKSGTKAFAAKLKDQSASPQELIGQFGVGFYSAFMVASKVTLVTRAPGQAKGVKWESVGDGTYTIEECDKEKRGTTIILTLNDEFHSPEQSEENFLNRYTLQNLVKKYSDYIRYPVKMNFVKEEKPRDAEGKIIEDAPATQTVEVRTLNSMTPLWTRNKNEIKPEEYHLFYKDLFHDWEDPLEVIHAKAEGTVEYTTLLFIPSRAPFDFYQPESAAGLRLYSKHVFIMDNCKDLLPEYLRFVRGLVDSPDFSLNISREILQHSRQLKLIGKNLEKSVLKTLENLLQKDRPKYEKFWHEFGRALKIGVYADRSSQDKLKDLLLFPSSQGADTLTTLTDYIKRMPEKQKVIYYATGKDYSAVERLPQMELLREKGIEVLYLFDRVDEFTIEALQEYNEKKFQSVSRGDLQLDEFDSPEAKKDTEAIYKENESLIKAVKEQLNGKISDVKISSRLKSSAVCLVSDNQGISLSMEQILSEMHQSMFKANRILELNPDHEVFTGLKHLYETSPGSETFQEYCGLLYDQALLMEGILPEDPIGFANKVSRLMARQEK
- a CDS encoding tetratricopeptide repeat protein encodes the protein MKWKLVQVLFVMVIVLAFTHVALAATVSEPQDANDFYERGNFYYIMGQHEQAMSDFSRAIGLDSSHAGAYLQRGNIYYTRGKYVEAIADFTRSIQLDAANPKAFYSRGLAFRARKMYDQALTDFNKVIALNRKYWEAYYQSGLVQASKENYEQAVRDYTKTLELNPRHVPSLFERGNVFFALEQWDQALRDYNRAIELDPRSVQVYNSRGLVYAETGKPEAALADYNKALEIDPDYVHAYNNRGDLYQLQKRYGEAIADFNKALELNPSSAAAYDRRGRCYYAQGNYDQAIADYSKALDIDSRYIHAYNNRGNAYSNRGLRDQAIADYSLAIEINPRNAIAYRNRGLVYWTKGMHDQAIADFSQALELRPGFKLAYINRGDVYRDKGRYDLSLEDFNKVLTLNSDYVFAYQSRGQTYFAMGEYDRAIIDYNKALALKPQVAEVHKNRADAYRKLGKATEAVADYDAALKLNPGLDPYIYFYKAALYQQAGFTADAVQNYKLFVEHAPPENPDVETAKKKITQLGG
- the mutY gene encoding A/G-specific adenine glycosylase, encoding MWAETGPDVGEAPEMAAEISGRLLDWYNIYGRKLPWRQDKDPYKVWVSEVMLQQTRVEAVIPYYERFIARFPTLEDLAAAPEEAVLHEWQGLGYYSRARNLHQGVREVQAQYGGQIPANRIEISGIRGIGDYTAGALLSIIHNQPEPAVDGNVLRVFSRLFAILEAVDQTKTKKRIAGLVKAVMPQGRAGDFNQAVMDLGSAVCIPGEPRCQTCPLQNCCIGYVRGLTGQLPVKRKKKDPIPVQVAVGVLESEGSLLVRKRPDKGMLAGMWEFPTRDMTVGDPGVLLPELFRELNQELESWQSWRQFSHIFSHRAWHITAYRVRARGKRPLPQTADCLWLDKGSLSAIPFGGPHRKIAGWLTDEAGDRPVCDRTETPAAVKS
- the dcuC gene encoding C4-dicarboxylate transporter DcuC, which gives rise to MLNIVISLIITFWVGFLIVKKYKPQPVLFIAGLVLMFTAVLMGFGAILPAKQSTGSVIFDAYEFIKQTMSSRAAGLGLNIMAVGGFARYMDHIGASKALVKLTIKPLLALRSPYLVLSGGWVLGMLLGLCINSASGLAMLLMVTMFPILVSLGVSRLSATAAIATTLCLDWSPSDTGTILSATTAGIDPVLYWTNYQVPIAAVVIPVVAVLHYVVQKWFDKRDNHVVQTSEIVTAETDEKLPPMIYAILPALPLALILIFSSLWIDWIKMDIIKAMFIGVSVGMIFEYVRLRDGKKVLGDIQSFFDGLGLQMANVITLIVAGETFAKGLVTIGTIDAIIASAQNSGFGAVGMILVMIGIIAVSSVVMGSGNAPFFAFAALTPTVAAKMSVAPVVMLLPMHFAASAARAISPITAVIVVASGMGGVSPFDVVKRTAIPMLGALITIIAANFFFFY
- a CDS encoding RidA family protein, giving the protein MNEVYAEFFGGHKPARIVVPVSELHFGCMVEIEAIAEVDEQ